The nucleotide sequence GTTGAACGCCCAGGTCGCAAGGTGGATAACGCCTGCTCGGCCGCCGCATCATCGTAACGGATTCGCCGTGTGTGTGTTCTTAACTGATTTCGCAGCAATGGCATGCCAGGACAGATAAATCCCCCCAAGTGCTCACCAGCAGCGGATACGAAATCAGACGTTACAGCCGTTCCGAGATCCAAAACCAAACAGGCGCCATCCGCCTCATGATATGCCCCCAAAATTGCCAACCATCGATCCAGCCCTAGCCGCTCAAATTCATAGTAGCCGTTCTGGACGCCAGCTAGCACAGTAGCGGGCTCCGCACTTTGCACTTCCACCGGAAAACTTCGGGTCAAAAAATCGATCAACTCTGCCGTCTCGGCATCGCTGCGCACACTCACTAGCCGCGCATGATCCAGCTTGAGCCCAGCAACTCCATTGAGGGCACTTGCCAGATCCACCACTGAATCCACCACCCCCGCGACCATGCAACCTGCGCCCTGCGCATACAGCACCCGCCACTTGATAAAACTATTGCCGCAGTCAAGCTCAAGAATCATCACGCAACCTCAAACTGAGCTCACCGCCACTGAAAGAATGCTCCCGCCCCTCAACCTCCAAGCGCAACGCGCCACACTGATCAACCCCCAGAATGCGCCCCTCAATGCGCTGCGCACCAGCCTCGAGCAGCACATTACGACCTTGCCACAGATGATTGGCCTCCCACTCCGAACGCAGACTAGGAAAGCCGCTATTTGAATGACGCTTCAAGTACTCAGCCAACCGCCGACTCAAACAAATGACGAAATTATTTCGATCACACACCTGCCCAGACTCAAGTCGAATAGAGGTCCAAGGCTGCCCAATTTCATCAACACTAACCCCCATGTTCACATTGACGCCAATACCCATCACGACGTGACAAATATCCGCCGGGTCCCCCGAAAGCTCGAGCAAAATACCAGCGATCTTGCGTCCACTCACCAGCAAGTCATTAGGCCATTTCAATCCGACCTGCGGCACCCCGACATCCCTCAGCGCCCACATTACCGCCAGACCTACAACGAGACTCAGCCCTTCAAGCTGACGAGCACCGCCCTCAACTTGGAGGGCAAGACTGTAGTAAATATTCTCCGCATACGGACTAGCCCAACTCCGACCCCGTCGCCCCCGACCTGAAACCTGGCGTTCCGCGAGCACAGCAAACGGCGCATCCATTCCGCGACCTACATAACGTAAAGCCTCGG is from Pseudomonas sp. LS44 and encodes:
- the birA gene encoding bifunctional biotin--[acetyl-CoA-carboxylase] ligase/biotin operon repressor BirA, which codes for MSTLLKLLQDGRFHSGEALGAQLGISRSAVWKQLQQLEINLRIRIHKVRGRGYRLADPLVLLDADQLSRQANAEFWPFILLDSVDSTNAEALRYVGRGMDAPFAVLAERQVSGRGRRGRSWASPYAENIYYSLALQVEGGARQLEGLSLVVGLAVMWALRDVGVPQVGLKWPNDLLVSGRKIAGILLELSGDPADICHVVMGIGVNVNMGVSVDEIGQPWTSIRLESGQVCDRNNFVICLSRRLAEYLKRHSNSGFPSLRSEWEANHLWQGRNVLLEAGAQRIEGRILGVDQCGALRLEVEGREHSFSGGELSLRLRDDS
- a CDS encoding pantothenate kinase; this translates as MILELDCGNSFIKWRVLYAQGAGCMVAGVVDSVVDLASALNGVAGLKLDHARLVSVRSDAETAELIDFLTRSFPVEVQSAEPATVLAGVQNGYYEFERLGLDRWLAILGAYHEADGACLVLDLGTAVTSDFVSAAGEHLGGFICPGMPLLRNQLRTHTRRIRYDDAAAEQALSTLRPGRSTVEAVERGCSLMLRGFVQTQLELAEGYWGSSFKVFLTGGDALLAKEMLPGALVMPDLIFVGLAIACPLP